In Antechinus flavipes isolate AdamAnt ecotype Samford, QLD, Australia chromosome 6, AdamAnt_v2, whole genome shotgun sequence, the sequence ACCAAAAAAAGGGTTGCTTAAGGGCAGAAGTAATTACTGACATGTAATTACCTCCCTACTCTCTCAGCCAACAACCCAATGTGTGACTTAGAGCAAGCCGAGGATAAACACCATCTTGGACGACTCTCCCCAAAGAGGAAGTGGCAAAAGGAGCTTATTTTAGCTGACCCCAGATGATGCAGAAGCATAAACTGGAGAGCAGCAACCAGTCTGTCAGTTAATAAAACACAAATACAGCCCATCTCTTCACCTGCCAACTTGTCAAATTAGGgagtttccactttttttttttggcacagcaGGACTAAAAGAGGAAATTGGCTTGTTACTTAGCAGGTTCTGAATCAAGGTCAGCCTGAAGACCTGACCAAAAACATCTCTCCATCTTGGATGATGACTCCATCATCAGTCTCTGTAATGATCCTCATATACATTTAGGAAAAGGTAATGAGCGAAGAAAGAGCAGCCCCTAGAGAAGCAGCAGCCCAGCCAACAGGTACTTCATACACTGACAGAGAGCAGAGAGAACTGTCTCCAGATTTAACTGCCCAGTGTAAGCCTCCTCCTTCAGTGCTGTGATGGCTTCATGAGAACTGTCAGAGACAGAACTTAATTTCTGAAATCCCTTACTTTGAGATGTAAGGGGCCTTAGAAATGATCTaattcagggattcttaacctggagtgcatatgtttgatttttttataaaatattttgatatctgTATTTCAGGATAATTGGTTTCTTGCCACAGGGGTCCCTGCCGCTCACAGAAAGGTCTGACATACTGGaacctcctcattttagagaggaggaaacccAAAGCCAAAATGGTTGTGGCAATCAAGCAGCACTTGCTTGGCGTCTCCTGGGGACAGGAAGAGGGTCACGGGTGCTCCTGAGCCAGGGAATCAGAGAGTGGTCTGGTCAAAGAGCAGATAACAAAGCAGTGAGGGAGTAGACCATGGGGGCCATGGATTATGTCGGAGACAAAAAGGGAAATCTacccttttattttgcttttggtaCAACAGGGAAGGGGGCTTTCTCTTTAGCTTTGTTTCCCATCCTCCTTTTGTAACGATAAGTATCCTTGCTTTGGGGTGGGCATTAGTAAAATAAGTGATTGGTAGAaaacttaatataaaaattaattagcCCCAGCtaatcaacatttatcattctattGTACTATTCTTTTCTGATCAGCAAGCCACTCTCTCTATTCAGCTCCTCGTGAGTCATTAGTTTGTATAAAACTCATATGGTAACGACTAATGTTCAGAACTAGATTTTGCTCCAACAGTCAAGATCCAATACTTCTAATACACTACTGAACACATTTAAACAAATAATCTATATGGGCCTCCACGGGCCCATTCCTTATGCCTGTCATTATTGTTCTAGAAGGATATGTAAAGAAATACTGAGTGAATTCAGTGTTACCTTTTTAAGCTTTTTCATTCAGATCCTATGGTTCTGATGAGGTGAGACAATCATTCcaaataatggacaatagaacTGTCTCCACTCAGAAATTCCTACTTCCATTTAATGATTTCTAGGCTCCCTCTTAGGGggataattgaaaaaattatcaaaattaatcTTAATCTgccttacttaaaaaaaaaataaagtaacagcATCATAAGTATATGACAAGGATTCAAAAAAAATCCTGTCATAAATATCCCAAAATAGCTTTGAATCACTGGTTTATATAACTGGACAGTGGATGTGCACTGTCCACACGTGCACGTGTGCAATCACAGGGGCTGTATACTTAAACAACCATAGGGGCTTGTATACTTAGTTCAGCATACTTAGGTGCAACCACAGGGGCTGTATACTTAAACAACCATAGGGGCTTGTATACTTAGTTCAGCAGATGATGACTAATGGGTATGCAGGGGTAGCATCTTATCAACAGAACTTAAAAAGATTCCAGAACTATTATCCATAAGGTTCTTGACACCAAAAAAGGCCAGTACAGAGAAGATGGAAAGCAAAAATGTTCTTATGTGTCTTCAAAGAAAAGTGCACTGAATTAAGTTGCAAGAATATTCAGCAATGAGTATTCAAAGTCTCTAACATTCACATGTGCAGTGGGAAAAGCCTTTTGTGAAgttcaaagttctttataaaaatacatatcatCTCAGTTTTAAACAAATCTAAGACTGCTATAAATGACTGTGCTTGCAGCTAGAAattccctgggaaaaaaaaagcagcaaatgGGAACTTTACCCCAGATCTCAAGAGCTAAAAGGTGGTCAAAATTTTGAGAACTCaaatttctatctcttctttctggGTAGGTAAGGCAGTAGTGATTATCAATCTACTTAAGTCTGATATCATCAAAATAACATGGTTAGAAGGAAATTTATGATTATCCAGAGAAGAAGAGGCTTTCAATTGCTTTACCATGGCTTTTGGATAATAAATAACATAACATCCTTTGGGTAAAGTTCATAGGAAAATCCTTTGGTGCTGATCTTCTGACTTGATCTGAGAAACAAGAAGAGACATCCTTAGACTAACAAAACAGCTAAAATACATTAAAGGCATCTCGGATTCCATTCTTTTGTAGAAGCAGACAAAGTGTTCATATCTAAGGGAAAACTGTTTCAATTTAGATTGTCTCAGAAAGAGTGAGGACTCGGGATAATGATACGGACTAAGACTTTTGATTAATGATTTTTAGATAATGGCACAGAATTTATGACCGAGTAATGAAATACTCTTTCTTTAAACCATTGTTTTGGTTTGTGTTTCATTGGTTAGAGGTTTTTAGAGAGCTGAGGCTCTTGAATTGACTTCACAGGCACCCAGAAATAAAGCCTAGAAGATACAATTGTGGCATAAGCCAGGTAAGGCGACCGTGGACTCTAGACGGTGTCTGTTTTCATAAGCCAGGGGCCATGCTCTACACCCCTGCGTCAGTACTGCGTGGCTGAAATCCCTCCCTCCGTAAGCTATTCATGTCCAAGCGTGTCAAAACCTCACAACGCACAAGTAAAGTATCATCTTTAATGAAGGTTCTTTGTCTAAGGGCTTGTAAGTGCATGAAAGTCACGTAGCCAAAGCCTTTGGGGTTCCGGGGGATGGTGGGTCTCTGGAAGGCCAGCAGATCTGGCTTGGCGTCCATGACCTCTTCATGATTCTGCCTCACCGGGGCTTCAGACTGATCGAGAATAGTAAGGCGTATCGTGCCCTGGAAGGGCCAGGGAAGATGGCTGTCATACTCACCTTGCATCGTGTGGACAAAAAGGGAAATGTAGTTAGCGCAGCGCTGAGCGCTGGGCAGCTGCAGTGAAGGCGCATGCAGAGCTTATAGCCGGGTTTGCCAGTGTAGAATCCAGGGCTGTGGATGACCACGGGCTTCTCCTCTTCTTGAGATTTCAAATGCATCCCAAAGTTGTTGATTTTCCAGATGTAAATGCCATTGCACTGCTGTGCCTCCATCTCAGCGATCCTATCCTCGAGGGTTCGAATGGTCCGTTTGAGGTCTCCTACGCAAGCACTCTGTGTTTCCATCTTGGCTGTCAGCTCTCGGATTTGATGGTCTTGCATCACAAGGCGACTCTCCAACTGCTGGATGGTTTCTTGGAAGTTCTGAACCTCTTGGTGGCATCCTGATGGGATCCGGGACATCCCCGGATCGAAAGCTGCAATGCTGATGTTCTGGATGGCCTGTGCCATCATGCGCATATGAGCCAGAGTATCCTCTTGCAGGTGGCGTGCCAAATGATTCCTCTGCATCTAGAACAAAAACCGATGATAGATGGAACAGTCAAaccaaaaaagaatgaggaaagggttaatctaaaagaataaaagagaaaaatgaaaataatgaacacATCTATCACTCTAAAGTTTGCAAGGCATTTTATGTacacaacaactttgtgagacGGACAGTTTGGTTattataaacttttattttagaGAGCAGCAAAATGAGCCTCAAACCTCAAAGGTATTTCTGAATTCGACAATATCCTGTTGTCTCCTGAAAGCTGATAATTATGGTTTACTTAGAATTTCCAATGACCAAAGACTAGATTCTCTGAAGCATCTTGCTGAATAACATAAATGCCACAATTTAACAggaaagcatttttttatttttataatagtttttcattttcccaaatatatgcaaagataagttttcaacattcagctttgaaaaactttttctccctttcttcctcccctagacagcaagcaatctgatagaggttaaacgTGTGCAACGAGAAGagtttttcttgatatttaaaacaaaactcaCCTTCTCATCACACCCAAATGTACTGAATGTACATGGAATTGGAGCTGTTGGGCAATCTATATCATAGTGATTAGGCATctggaaagaaacaaaacaaaccaatttTCCTGCAAGAAATAATTTTCTCCAGACAGTAAAGATCACATTTAAAGTGACTATTTCAATTTCGAGTAAACCATCAGTAAACAATTTCAACATCAAACACTGCAGGTTAAATTGTATTGCGTCCCATAGTATTCCAACAAATTAGATTTTTGAGAAGACAAGAAACTCAGTCCCATTGTTGATATAGACTGCCCTCTAGTGGTTTTCAGAAGGAAGAGCCATGTCTGAAGGGACTGTAAAGTAACAGAAGAATCCACAGCTCTGGTGGGTAACAGGGTTCAGAGCCACCTAAAGCAGGACTGCTAGGGTCCAGAGCTGGGGACATTGCCAACCCTCTACCCCGTTTTGCTGCTCCTCCGTCCCTTCTGTCCACTGTCCCCAGGCTTGCCACGAGCGCATGGCCCTCTCAGCTCCACTGGCTAACTTCACACAAAGTTCCTGGCGCTGTGACAAATTCTAACGACACATATCCTGATTCTCATTCCTGATGCCCCATCTTGATGCTGTAGGAAGAGCAGACTTCTCCAAATAGTCCCTGAATGGCTGCTGCTTCTGCTCTAATGGCACACTCTACTTACAGGCTAAGGTTGGTGCGAGTAGTTATTTTGTGAGATCTCAAAAgtgatgttttttttctttaaagaaagaataaattctgAGAAGAGAATTGGGaactgtgatataagaaatggggaaaaatatgtAGTGTATTAAATGGATACTTTTGTCTTTTAGAAATAAACTCAAATGGTCATTTCAGCAACACAATCAATCAAATGGAAAAGTTGAGTTTTCCTAGTACTTGCTGAGCAAATTATTAGAAGATGATCTCTGCATTGGCAGATTTCATGCTGAATTGTCCCAAAGTCTTAAGACAGGAATGAGACAGAACTGTCAGAGACTCTGATCTACCATATTCCCATCGCACTTGGGATGGCCAGCATGATACCTAAGGCATACTTACGATGGACTAAGTACCAACTTCTTATTAGGCTTCAGGGCCTACAATTAACTGAtagcagaaaggaaaagaaagacaggaaactATGGAACTTGTTACACTTGCTCTTATCTTACACTTTCCTCTTCTCGGATGGATTCTATCTCTCTCAGGATACTTAGCAGAGCAGAGGCTTATCGAAAACAAAATTCTGAGTTTATTAACTTGAAGATGAGAATGCTCAGTGTTAATATCagcccaaccctctcattttacagatggtaaCACTCAGGCCAGCTTGCCCAAGGCATGGCCTTGCAACTTCAGCCTTCTCTGGGCTCGTGCCTCTAGAGTTCTGAGTAATCCACAGAAAGTGATTGACACTGCTAGCATTCTCCACTACCCCCTGCTGTGCTATGAAGCCCCTCTACTTCAAATACTTGTGGATCTCTcatttccaatgaagaaatccaTTGGATTTGTGAGAAAGAGGGAAATCGTTCTACCTGTTCGCGGATGAGCATGGTGTTGCAGTATTTACAGAAGACTGTTGCCAGTGGACAGTTCTGGTCATGGAACTAcattatggagaaaaagaaaaaaaaacaaaaacaaaacaaaacataagctcTCTTGTATCTTAATCCAACTAAGCAAGTATTTTCACCTAGCCCAAATTACTCGGGAATAGTAAGATTTATGTAGCACAAAATACTTTAATGGTTTCAAAGAATTTACTTTTCCATTTCCCCAGGATATTCATTAGGATATTCATAATACTGATTTAGCATTCTAGTTCTCTGAACAGAATACTGACCAAAATGCAGTAGCTCTTCAGCTTTTCCTTAATTACTAGCTAACAAGACACAACTGAGGCTGGTGGGATTTAGTATAAGCACTATTTCCAATTCCCCACAGACAATTCGTCCCCCAAATTTCCATCTTCAGCATGAAGCCTCCTAATGAAACCTTGTTTTATTAAATGGAATCATTCCTAGTATGAGTTTTGCTACATTTTATCTCCACTGTTGCAAGTCAAATCCCGTTATTAAATCCCCTTATCAACAGGAAGAATCTTCAAGTTTGGAAAATCAAATTCCATGCCTCAAATCAAACGATCTAAATCAGCATTCCATGTTGATTCTACATCTACTGATGTGGGGATGAGGAAGTTGATATGATTTTGCTCTAATTATGATGCAAGAGTGACTCTTCCTTAATATCTTCAGCAAGTCAGCAAATTTCATTTGTCTCATCGTTATGAAACAGAGggaatgtagaaaaagaaaaattataatcaatattTACATATTGCTTATTCT encodes:
- the TRAF6 gene encoding LOW QUALITY PROTEIN: TNF receptor-associated factor 6 (The sequence of the model RefSeq protein was modified relative to this genomic sequence to represent the inferred CDS: inserted 1 base in 1 codon), which translates into the protein MSLLNCEDSCGGNQPESDCCPAMASACSTGAKEDSINGSPVPGNLSSSLMEEIQGYDVEFDPPLESKYECPICLMALREAVQTPCGHRFCKACIVKSIRDAGHKCPVDNEILLENQLFPDNFAKREILSLTVKCPNDGCLLKMELRHLEDHQTHCEFALAECSQCHLSFRKYLLHNHMLTECPRRQVSCVNCAAPMPFEEKEFHDQNCPLATVFCKYCNTMLIREQMPNHYDIDCPTAPIPCTFSTFGCDEKMQRNHLARHLQEDTLAHMRMMAQAIQNISIAAFDPGMSRIPSGCHQEVQNFQETIQQLESRLVMQDHQIRELTAKMETQSACVGDLKRTIRTLEDRIAEMEAQQCNGIYIWKINNFGMHLKSQEEEKPVVIHSPGFYTGKPGYKLCMRLHXQLPSAQRCANYISLFVHTMQGEYDSHLPWPFQGTIRLTILDQSEAPVRQNHEEVMDAKPDLLAFQRPTIPRNPKGFGYVTFMHLQALRQRTFIKDDTLLVRCEVLTRLDMNSLRREGFQPRSTDAGV